One Sodalinema gerasimenkoae IPPAS B-353 DNA segment encodes these proteins:
- a CDS encoding metal ABC transporter permease — protein sequence MILHLLLDPLQYGFMQRSLMIAICVGLVCALVGSYLMVQRLALLGDAISHAVLPGVAIAFLLGVNILIGAFIAGILSTVLIAWIHTRSPIKEDAAMGIVLSSFFALGITLITIIQKDTKVDLMHFLFGNILGVSSQDVRETFLIAIIIISTIVALYKELLFYSFDPQGAQAAGLPTNALNFGLMILIALTVVASLKAVGVILVISLLITPGATAYLLVPRLHQVMVLGSALSILSSISGMYLSYYYNLPSGPAIVLVATGLFSLSLLLSPRHGILSQSLKKAIGSRGEEGSRQ from the coding sequence ATGATTCTCCACCTTCTCCTAGACCCATTACAATACGGATTCATGCAGCGATCGCTCATGATTGCCATTTGTGTGGGCCTCGTGTGCGCCCTCGTGGGCAGTTACCTGATGGTGCAGCGGTTAGCACTCCTCGGAGATGCCATTAGTCACGCCGTCTTACCTGGAGTTGCGATCGCCTTCCTCTTGGGCGTGAATATCCTCATTGGCGCCTTTATTGCTGGCATTCTCAGCACCGTTTTAATTGCTTGGATTCACACGCGATCGCCCATTAAAGAAGATGCGGCAATGGGGATTGTTTTGTCCAGCTTTTTTGCCCTGGGAATCACTCTTATTACCATTATCCAAAAAGACACCAAAGTTGATTTAATGCATTTCTTGTTCGGCAACATTTTAGGAGTCAGCTCTCAAGATGTTAGAGAGACATTTCTGATTGCAATTATCATTATTTCAACCATTGTTGCCCTCTACAAAGAACTACTTTTTTATAGCTTCGACCCCCAAGGGGCCCAAGCCGCCGGATTACCCACCAACGCCCTCAACTTTGGTTTAATGATTCTCATTGCCCTAACCGTCGTCGCCAGCCTCAAAGCCGTGGGAGTCATTCTCGTTATTTCCCTACTCATCACCCCAGGAGCCACCGCCTACCTCCTCGTTCCTCGACTGCACCAAGTCATGGTTCTCGGTTCCGCGTTGAGTATTCTCTCCAGCATCAGCGGCATGTATTTGAGCTATTACTATAACCTTCCCTCCGGTCCGGCGATCGTCCTGGTTGCCACGGGCCTATTTAGCCTTAGCCTCCTCCTCAGTCCTCGCCATGGCATTCTCAGCCAATCTTTGAAGAAGGCAATAGGCAGTAGGGGAGAAGAAGGCAGCAGGCAGTAG
- a CDS encoding metal ABC transporter ATP-binding protein, translated as MFPFSITSIQPWRLSQPRIFHRLDDIAPSHSGAIAIRNLTIRYRDCEALRNINLEIQPGQLTAIIGPNGAGKSTLIKGMLGLIPQAKGHIHSLGKPLTQQLQRVAYVPQRSQIDWTFPATVSDVVMMGRIRKTGWLHRYSPSSRRIAATALERVKMSEFRDRPIGELSGGQQQRVFLARSLAQEAEIFCFDEPFTGVDRKTETILFQIFRELADSGKIVLVVNHDLGESLHRFDQLILLNRDLIATGDRTQVLTQDNMYRAYGGIVQFSQ; from the coding sequence ATGTTTCCCTTTTCTATCACCTCCATCCAGCCTTGGAGACTCAGCCAGCCTCGTATTTTCCATCGCCTCGACGACATTGCCCCCAGTCACTCAGGGGCGATCGCCATCCGCAACCTAACCATTCGCTATCGGGACTGTGAGGCCCTGCGAAACATCAACCTAGAGATTCAACCCGGACAACTCACCGCCATCATTGGCCCCAACGGCGCGGGAAAAAGTACCCTCATCAAAGGGATGCTGGGCCTAATTCCCCAAGCTAAGGGACACATCCACAGTCTCGGCAAGCCTCTCACCCAGCAACTTCAACGAGTCGCCTATGTTCCCCAGCGATCGCAAATTGACTGGACCTTTCCCGCCACCGTCTCCGACGTGGTGATGATGGGCCGCATCCGCAAAACCGGTTGGTTGCACCGCTACTCCCCCAGCAGTCGCCGCATCGCCGCCACCGCCCTAGAGCGAGTTAAAATGAGCGAATTTCGCGATCGCCCCATCGGGGAACTCTCCGGAGGACAACAACAACGAGTCTTTCTGGCCCGTTCCCTAGCCCAAGAAGCCGAAATCTTTTGTTTTGACGAACCGTTCACCGGCGTTGATCGCAAAACCGAGACGATTCTCTTCCAAATCTTCCGAGAACTGGCCGACTCGGGTAAAATCGTCCTCGTCGTCAACCACGATTTAGGGGAAAGCCTCCACCGCTTTGACCAACTCATTCTCCTCAACCGCGACCTCATTGCCACCGGCGATCGCACCCAAGTTCTCACTCAAGACAATATGTATCGCGCCTACGGAGGAATTGTACAGTTTAGCCAATAA
- a CDS encoding metal ABC transporter solute-binding protein, Zn/Mn family gives MMGLKASVSAVVSVLVLGLVGCGPTVPTGEEDRLRVVSTSTMIGDWVERVGGEAIAHEGLLEPGVDPHVYEPVPQDSVALENADVIFYNGYDLEPGLIRLVDSVGESAVRVALGEIIPALDFEEDGEIEPDPHVWGDVRHAITMTNHIRDVLSEESPPHDSIFLQNAAMFTAELENLDEWVREQIATIPENNRLLVTTHDAFQYYANAYGLEVLGTLIGISTEEQPSAQTLRQLVDEVRESGVPVIFAETTINPQLINTVAEEAGVELAERELYSDSIGAPGSDGDSYIRAIAANTCTITDALGGSCTPFESGR, from the coding sequence ATGATGGGATTGAAAGCGTCTGTCTCAGCCGTGGTGAGTGTCTTAGTATTGGGGCTGGTTGGCTGTGGGCCGACTGTTCCGACGGGGGAGGAGGATCGGCTTAGGGTGGTCTCCACCAGCACCATGATTGGCGATTGGGTGGAACGTGTGGGTGGAGAGGCGATCGCCCATGAAGGCCTGTTGGAGCCGGGGGTCGATCCTCATGTCTATGAGCCAGTTCCTCAGGATAGTGTGGCGCTCGAAAATGCCGATGTCATTTTCTATAACGGCTATGACTTGGAACCTGGGCTGATTCGGTTAGTGGATTCGGTGGGAGAGTCAGCAGTACGGGTGGCGTTGGGGGAAATTATCCCGGCTTTGGATTTTGAGGAAGATGGGGAAATTGAACCCGATCCCCATGTCTGGGGAGATGTGCGTCATGCGATTACGATGACGAATCATATTCGGGATGTCTTGAGTGAGGAGTCGCCCCCCCATGACTCTATCTTTCTGCAAAATGCAGCCATGTTCACCGCTGAACTAGAAAACCTTGATGAGTGGGTTCGTGAGCAAATCGCGACAATTCCAGAAAATAATCGCCTGTTGGTCACGACTCATGATGCCTTTCAATATTATGCCAATGCGTATGGTTTAGAGGTTTTAGGAACCCTAATTGGCATTAGTACCGAAGAACAACCCAGCGCCCAAACCCTTCGCCAGTTGGTGGATGAGGTGCGTGAGAGTGGGGTTCCGGTGATTTTCGCCGAAACAACGATTAATCCTCAATTGATTAATACCGTGGCCGAGGAGGCTGGGGTGGAACTGGCGGAACGGGAACTTTACTCAGACTCCATTGGGGCCCCTGGAAGTGATGGAGACTCCTATATTCGGGCGATCGCCGCCAATACCTGCACGATTACCGATGCCCTCGGTGGAAGCTGTACGCCTTTTGAGTCGGGGCGTTAG
- a CDS encoding DUF7219 family protein, translating to MTDRDQFIFPRNRYYGDFKPENVVFNANLQEFAQRVNYICNLETSGKLPPDEAYDAIKDLWKQLKASKRELNIGD from the coding sequence ATGACCGACCGTGATCAGTTTATTTTTCCGCGTAACCGCTACTACGGTGATTTTAAGCCTGAAAATGTGGTGTTTAATGCCAATTTACAGGAGTTCGCCCAGCGAGTGAACTATATTTGTAACCTGGAGACGAGTGGCAAGCTGCCTCCCGATGAAGCCTATGACGCCATCAAGGATCTTTGGAAGCAGCTCAAAGCCTCTAAACGAGAGTTAAATATTGGAGACTAA
- a CDS encoding CRTAC1 family protein encodes MFINASHLLQRNPRLNYQGITITDVDRDGCFEIVVAGWGHPNRVLKWDGEKLVDLHYEAIADRFGQTLGIIAGDLNGDGWEELYCLNRDRHADRLLSGQEQQWQNLFDSTTLPATGGRSAVCVDRRGNGYYGFFTANSSGSIHFYELRGDRLEDVAAEIGLTRVAGIRGIVALPLVSKGMDIFAANENGANCLFRHSPDGTYEEIALEAGLEDVHEQGRGVAVLDADGDGKFDIVYGNWEGSHRLFLQGARGHFRNVAPREMARPSRVRTVIAADFDNDGLEEIFFNSLGEPNRLFGLRDGAWRQLDIGDAWEPDGLGTGAAVGDFDGDGRLELLLSHGESPGQPLSLYRPQTSDRAWLRVAPLTRHGAPARGAICRLTVAGQHQVRAIDAGSGYLCQMEPVAHFGLGHHRHIDRLQVFWPDGTMVTLISPMINQLVRVPYPGSNKPSAGFP; translated from the coding sequence ATGTTTATCAATGCCAGTCATTTGTTGCAGAGGAATCCCCGGTTGAATTATCAGGGTATTACGATTACCGATGTCGACAGAGATGGTTGCTTCGAGATCGTGGTGGCTGGCTGGGGTCATCCTAACCGGGTGCTGAAATGGGATGGAGAGAAACTTGTCGATCTCCACTATGAGGCGATCGCCGATCGCTTTGGGCAAACCCTGGGGATTATTGCCGGAGATCTCAATGGGGATGGTTGGGAAGAACTCTATTGTCTCAATCGCGATCGCCATGCCGATCGCCTATTAAGTGGACAAGAACAGCAATGGCAGAATCTGTTTGATAGCACAACCCTCCCGGCGACAGGTGGCCGTTCAGCCGTCTGTGTGGATCGCCGAGGAAACGGTTATTACGGATTTTTTACGGCGAATTCAAGTGGTTCGATCCACTTTTATGAGTTACGGGGCGATCGCCTCGAAGATGTGGCTGCCGAGATTGGTTTGACTCGGGTAGCGGGGATTCGGGGGATAGTGGCCCTTCCCCTGGTGAGTAAGGGGATGGATATCTTTGCCGCTAATGAAAATGGGGCTAATTGTCTGTTTCGTCATTCCCCGGATGGAACCTACGAGGAGATCGCCCTGGAGGCTGGCTTAGAGGATGTTCATGAACAAGGTCGTGGGGTGGCGGTTCTCGACGCTGATGGTGATGGCAAGTTCGATATTGTTTATGGCAATTGGGAAGGCAGTCATCGCCTGTTTTTACAGGGGGCGCGGGGACATTTCCGTAATGTGGCTCCCCGGGAAATGGCTCGCCCCTCTCGGGTACGAACGGTGATTGCGGCGGACTTTGATAATGATGGCCTCGAAGAGATTTTTTTTAACAGCCTCGGTGAACCGAATCGCCTATTTGGATTGCGGGATGGGGCCTGGCGACAGTTAGATATTGGTGATGCTTGGGAACCCGATGGCTTGGGAACGGGAGCCGCCGTGGGGGATTTTGATGGGGATGGCCGGTTGGAGTTACTGCTGTCTCATGGGGAGTCTCCGGGCCAGCCGTTGAGTTTGTATCGTCCCCAAACGAGCGATCGCGCTTGGCTACGGGTGGCCCCCCTCACTCGTCACGGAGCACCGGCGCGGGGGGCTATCTGCCGCCTCACGGTAGCCGGCCAGCATCAGGTCCGGGCAATTGATGCTGGAAGTGGCTATCTCTGCCAAATGGAACCGGTGGCTCACTTTGGTTTAGGACATCATCGTCATATTGATCGCCTGCAAGTGTTTTGGCCCGATGGCACAATGGTAACCCTCATCTCACCGATGATTAATCAATTGGTGCGAGTTCCCTATCCCGGCTCAAACAAGCCCTCGGCTGGATTCCCTTGA
- a CDS encoding aminotransferase class I/II-fold pyridoxal phosphate-dependent enzyme — protein MQSNTPFLNALKAQANTPQTPFYFPGHKRGEGIAQPLKEWLGHAVFQGDLPELPELDNLFQPQGPLREAQELAAAAFGAKQTWFLTNGSTAGVIAAILATCNPGETLALARNSHQCAIAGMILAGVDPVFIQPQYDPQWDMALRVTPEALEATLTKNPDIKAVLVVSPTYHGICSDIARLADCCHRHQIPLIVDEAHGAHFGFHPQCPPSALESNADLVIQSTHKSLTALSQGAMLHYQGDRISPDRIQAAFPLVQSTSPNALILASLDMARQQMATQGHQQLQSCLDLAQHLRSHLSQLPAVALSPHADDLTRLTLRLGQQTGYALDEQLTADFGVVCELPQLHHLTFALTIGNRPPDGDRLLQAIQKLAQSAPIPTPLALTHLLPLPPLSLSPRQAHFAPKETLPRHQALGRISGELICPYPPGIPLLIPGERITESTLNQLQTTLAAGGLLTGCQDTTGSSLTVVR, from the coding sequence TTGCAGTCTAATACTCCCTTTTTAAACGCACTTAAAGCTCAAGCCAACACCCCTCAAACCCCCTTTTACTTTCCCGGTCATAAACGGGGAGAAGGAATTGCCCAACCCTTAAAAGAATGGCTCGGCCATGCAGTCTTTCAGGGAGACTTGCCAGAACTGCCGGAACTCGATAATCTCTTCCAACCTCAGGGCCCCCTTCGAGAGGCCCAGGAGTTAGCCGCCGCTGCCTTTGGCGCCAAACAAACCTGGTTTTTAACCAATGGTTCCACCGCTGGGGTAATCGCGGCCATCTTGGCAACCTGCAACCCCGGCGAGACATTAGCCCTGGCCCGCAATAGTCATCAATGTGCGATCGCCGGCATGATTTTAGCGGGAGTTGACCCTGTCTTTATCCAACCGCAGTACGACCCCCAATGGGATATGGCACTGAGGGTCACTCCAGAAGCCTTAGAAGCCACCTTAACTAAAAATCCTGACATCAAAGCCGTTTTAGTCGTCTCTCCCACTTATCACGGCATTTGCAGCGATATTGCTAGATTAGCGGACTGTTGCCATCGTCATCAAATTCCCCTAATTGTGGACGAAGCCCATGGGGCCCATTTCGGCTTTCATCCTCAATGTCCCCCCTCCGCCCTAGAGAGCAACGCTGATTTAGTCATTCAGTCCACCCATAAGAGTTTAACGGCCTTATCCCAGGGAGCGATGTTACATTATCAGGGCGATCGCATCTCCCCAGATCGCATCCAAGCCGCGTTCCCCCTGGTGCAGTCCACCAGCCCCAACGCCCTGATTCTGGCCAGCTTAGACATGGCCCGGCAACAGATGGCCACCCAAGGACACCAGCAGTTACAATCCTGTTTAGACCTAGCCCAGCATCTGCGATCGCACCTCAGCCAACTCCCCGCCGTTGCCCTATCCCCCCACGCCGACGATCTCACCCGCCTTACCCTACGGCTGGGCCAACAAACCGGCTACGCCCTCGACGAACAACTCACCGCAGACTTCGGCGTCGTTTGCGAACTCCCCCAATTGCATCATCTCACCTTTGCCCTCACCATTGGCAACCGTCCCCCAGACGGCGATCGGCTTCTCCAAGCCATCCAGAAACTCGCCCAATCTGCCCCAATCCCAACCCCGCTTGCCCTCACCCATTTACTCCCACTTCCCCCTCTGAGTCTCAGCCCTCGTCAAGCCCATTTTGCGCCCAAAGAAACTCTCCCTCGCCACCAGGCCCTCGGACGCATTTCCGGGGAACTCATTTGTCCCTATCCTCCAGGGATTCCCCTCCTCATCCCCGGTGAACGTATCACCGAAAGCACCTTAAACCAGTTACAAACGACCCTAGCCGCCGGAGGACTTCTAACGGGGTGTCAGGACACAACCGGCTCATCTCTGACTGTTGTTCGTTAG
- a CDS encoding L-lactate MFS transporter, with protein sequence MNSSTQASDLTLFGLPPERGRWFLIPLGMLVLLCLGTVYSWSIFRKPLEAELDLTATESLLPYMIALLCYAVTMPIAGFYITRMGTRLMTAVGAVVVGLGYALASFANGIGVMVLGYGVIAGIGVGITYGIPMVVAARWFPDKKGLAVGLTIVGFGLSPLVTAPLAKGLIDRYGVQPSLLILGVAFTIIISAIATTMKLPPTCWIPSQNSNAKPNQSAWASYPEKMLKSPSFYGLWLCYTIGTFVGLSAIGISSPVGEEIIAIDPAMAATSVSIFAIFNGVSRPLFGWLCDRLQPRYVAIASYVLILIGCILMLNAGEGQVATYMVAFSLFWFSLGGWLALAPTATLRLFNPDDYAQNYGIVFTAYGVGALLGTLVAGQLRDWFGSYVYAFYPMGGLAIVGIVLATFMLKRDRPKLVVSE encoded by the coding sequence ATGAATAGCTCAACACAGGCATCAGACCTAACACTCTTTGGACTGCCGCCAGAACGGGGTCGCTGGTTTCTGATTCCTTTGGGAATGCTGGTTCTGCTTTGTTTGGGGACGGTATATTCCTGGAGTATTTTTAGAAAACCACTGGAGGCTGAGCTAGATTTAACGGCAACGGAAAGTTTATTACCCTACATGATTGCCTTGCTGTGTTATGCGGTGACGATGCCCATTGCGGGGTTCTATATTACTCGCATGGGAACCCGTTTAATGACGGCGGTTGGGGCGGTTGTGGTGGGCCTTGGTTATGCCCTGGCCAGCTTTGCTAATGGGATTGGGGTGATGGTTCTTGGCTATGGGGTAATTGCGGGAATTGGGGTGGGGATTACCTATGGGATTCCCATGGTTGTAGCGGCTCGTTGGTTCCCGGATAAGAAGGGCCTGGCGGTGGGATTAACGATTGTGGGGTTTGGTTTGTCGCCCTTGGTGACGGCTCCTCTGGCGAAAGGCTTGATTGATCGCTATGGAGTTCAACCGAGCTTGTTGATTTTGGGGGTGGCCTTTACGATCATTATTTCGGCGATCGCCACCACTATGAAGTTACCCCCAACCTGTTGGATTCCTAGCCAAAATTCTAACGCTAAACCAAACCAGTCCGCTTGGGCGAGTTATCCCGAGAAGATGCTCAAAAGTCCCTCTTTTTATGGACTTTGGCTTTGTTATACTATTGGGACGTTTGTGGGCTTAAGTGCGATCGGGATTTCCAGTCCCGTTGGGGAAGAAATTATCGCCATTGATCCAGCGATGGCCGCCACCAGTGTCTCGATTTTTGCCATATTTAATGGGGTGAGTCGCCCTCTGTTTGGCTGGCTATGCGATCGCCTGCAACCCCGTTATGTGGCGATCGCCTCCTATGTGCTGATTCTCATTGGCTGTATTTTGATGCTGAACGCCGGAGAAGGACAGGTGGCAACCTATATGGTGGCCTTTTCTCTGTTTTGGTTTTCTCTGGGGGGATGGTTGGCCTTGGCTCCCACGGCGACGCTACGGCTGTTTAATCCCGATGATTATGCCCAAAACTATGGGATTGTCTTCACCGCTTATGGGGTGGGGGCGTTATTGGGAACGTTAGTGGCGGGACAACTGCGAGATTGGTTCGGGAGTTATGTCTATGCCTTTTATCCGATGGGAGGCTTGGCGATTGTGGGGATTGTCTTGGCAACGTTTATGTTGAAGCGCGATCGCCCTAAACTGGTAGTCTCTGAGTGA
- a CDS encoding Uma2 family endonuclease: MTTLRIQTETAPVIVSFPTLAPMSREEFLSFCQANGQLRIERAVTGEVEIMPPAFSDTGNRNFNLAVQLGIWTEEDGTGLGFDSSAGFTLPNGAMRSPDASWVKRAKWNQLSEEEKASFAPICPDFVVELRSKSDALATLQAKMQDYIDNGASLAWLIDRPQRRVCIYRPQQAPQCLENLAEVSGEPELPGFTLTMATIWYSNRRLPD, translated from the coding sequence ATGACGACACTTCGCATCCAAACCGAGACGGCTCCTGTCATTGTCTCCTTTCCGACCTTGGCTCCCATGAGTCGTGAGGAGTTCCTCAGCTTCTGCCAAGCGAATGGACAACTGCGGATTGAACGGGCCGTCACGGGAGAGGTTGAAATTATGCCACCGGCTTTTTCCGATACGGGAAACCGCAATTTTAACCTGGCCGTACAACTGGGGATTTGGACAGAAGAGGATGGAACCGGCTTAGGGTTTGACTCCAGTGCCGGTTTTACCCTCCCCAATGGGGCCATGCGATCGCCGGATGCCTCTTGGGTTAAACGAGCCAAATGGAATCAACTTAGTGAGGAGGAGAAAGCCTCCTTTGCGCCGATTTGCCCAGATTTTGTCGTGGAATTGCGCTCCAAAAGCGATGCACTGGCGACGTTACAAGCCAAGATGCAAGACTACATCGACAATGGTGCATCGTTGGCCTGGCTCATCGATCGCCCGCAACGTCGAGTTTGCATCTATCGCCCCCAACAGGCCCCTCAATGTCTGGAAAACCTGGCAGAGGTGAGCGGAGAGCCTGAATTACCGGGGTTCACGTTAACGATGGCAACCATTTGGTATAGCAATCGAAGATTGCCTGATTGA
- a CDS encoding glycine-rich domain-containing protein has translation MADRIIRAYKGNEPLSKIALGKFTLWESEELILTGGEVFEWIDEETRWRIHLLTVANTSFEVFSSTKIGFFLAGAGGGGASRHGGGGGAGGWVNNLNSPRLFQPGTYTPSLGIGGAGAPAGNDTQAQPGGISTFLDYPALGGGAASAGNGACGAGGRSWTNQAGLGSQGFDGGLGVGNRTGAGGGGATEAGNPGNAPARGRGGNGLDLREFIGAMLLDNGYCLGGGGGGTDESHNLNAGGLGGGGSGGNGINPPSSGLYGSGGGAGGMSGEVGVDSQNRPGAKGGDGFLLIRYPIANPPISWLN, from the coding sequence ATGGCGGATAGAATTATACGTGCCTATAAGGGTAATGAGCCATTATCAAAAATTGCTTTAGGTAAATTCACCTTATGGGAGTCCGAAGAGTTGATTCTCACCGGCGGGGAGGTTTTCGAGTGGATTGACGAGGAAACAAGATGGCGAATACATCTATTAACTGTGGCGAATACATCTTTTGAAGTTTTTAGTTCAACTAAAATCGGCTTTTTTCTCGCCGGAGCGGGCGGGGGTGGTGCATCTCGGCATGGTGGGGGAGGTGGTGCTGGGGGATGGGTCAATAACCTTAATTCCCCTAGGCTTTTTCAACCGGGAACTTACACGCCATCTTTAGGAATTGGGGGAGCCGGAGCGCCTGCTGGAAACGATACTCAAGCGCAACCAGGCGGAATATCCACTTTTCTGGATTATCCTGCCCTAGGCGGCGGTGCGGCTTCAGCGGGAAATGGCGCTTGCGGGGCAGGAGGCAGAAGCTGGACCAATCAAGCAGGATTGGGTTCGCAGGGATTTGATGGAGGGCTAGGCGTAGGTAATCGAACTGGAGCCGGAGGAGGAGGGGCAACAGAAGCTGGCAACCCAGGTAACGCTCCGGCAAGAGGGAGAGGTGGGAATGGATTAGACTTGCGAGAATTTATTGGAGCGATGCTGCTTGATAACGGCTATTGCCTCGGCGGTGGGGGCGGTGGAACGGATGAGAGCCACAATCTCAACGCAGGAGGCCTCGGCGGTGGGGGCAGTGGTGGGAATGGTATAAATCCACCTTCTTCAGGGCTTTATGGCAGTGGTGGTGGGGCAGGTGGCATGAGTGGTGAGGTTGGGGTGGATTCTCAGAATCGCCCAGGAGCGAAGGGAGGGGATGGATTTCTGCTGATTCGATACCCGATTGCAAATCCCCCTATCTCTTGGCTAAATTAG